Proteins encoded in a region of the Pangasianodon hypophthalmus isolate fPanHyp1 chromosome 21, fPanHyp1.pri, whole genome shotgun sequence genome:
- the prkab2 gene encoding 5'-AMP-activated protein kinase subunit beta-2, with product MGNTSDRVAADRHGPKSHRADGGAQKDHEPSKMVDSTDDPNIFNTHGPEVKAPVEKDLPPDLNDLAKAGTQERPTVIRWAGGGRDVYISGSFDNWSTKIPLNKSHNDFVAILDLPEGEHQYKFFVDGQWLHDPSKPVVTSQMGTINNLIEVKKSDFEVFDALQVDSLECSDTSDLSSSPPGPYGQEVYMFRPEERFKAPPILPPHLLQVILNKDTNISCDPALLPEPNHVMLNHLYALSIKDGVMVLSATHRYKKKYVTSLLYKPI from the exons ATGGGCAATACGAGTGACCGTGTAGCTGCAGATCGTCATGGACCAAAATCCCATCGTGCAGATGGTGGTGCCCAAAAAGACCATGAACCCAGCAAGATGGTGGACAGCACGGATGATCCTAACATCTTTAACACACACGGACCTGAAGTAAAG GCTCCAGTGGAGAAGGATTTGCCTCCAGATTTAAATGACTTGGCGAAGGCGGGCACACAGGAGCGTCCAACCGTGATCCGCTGGGCAGGAGGAGGGAGAGACGTCTACATCTCCGGCTCCTTCGACAACTGGAGCACCAAGATCCCACTTAATAAAAG CCATAATGACTTTGTTGCAATCCTGGACTTGCCTGAGGGCGAGCATCAGTACAAGTTCTTTGTTGATGGCCAGTGGCTTCATGACCCTTCTAAG ccAGTTGTGACCAGTCAGATGGGAACCATCAACAACCTGATCGAGGTGAAGAAATCTGACTTTGAGGTGTTTGATGCGCTGCAGGTGGACTCTCTCGAGTGCTCCGACACCTCTG atctctccagctctcctCCTGGTCCTTACGGACAGGAAGTGTACATGTTCCGACCAGAGGAGCGCTTCAAGGCCCCGCCCATCCTTCCTCCTCACCTCCTCCAAGTCATCCTCAATAAAGACACAAACATTTCA TGTGATCCTGCTCTGCTGCCTGAACCCAACCACGTCATGCTCAACCATCTTTATGCACTCTCGATAAAG GATGGTGTGATGGTCCTCAGTGCGACTCACAGGTATAAGAAGAAATACGTCACCTCTCTGCTGTATAAACCCATCTGA